In Paenibacillus kyungheensis, the following are encoded in one genomic region:
- a CDS encoding xanthine phosphoribosyltransferase: protein MEELKERILAEGSVMSNDVLKLDALLNHQVDPQLIMRMGKEFADLYRTEGVTKVVTVESSGIPVAFTTAFELGVPLVFARRKKTLLADPDSLIERVPSFTKGIVTDIMLSRQFVTENDRILFIDDIIANGDAARGMIRIIERSGATLVGVGIVIEKCFQSGAQAIRDQNIRLDSLVKITSLQDGQITFG, encoded by the coding sequence ATGGAAGAATTAAAAGAACGTATTTTGGCAGAAGGATCGGTTATGTCTAACGATGTGCTGAAATTAGATGCATTATTGAATCATCAAGTCGATCCACAACTGATTATGCGTATGGGTAAAGAATTTGCAGATTTATATCGTACAGAAGGTGTGACCAAAGTAGTCACTGTTGAGTCCTCAGGGATTCCAGTCGCTTTTACAACGGCTTTTGAATTAGGGGTACCACTTGTTTTTGCACGCCGTAAAAAGACTTTGCTTGCTGATCCTGATTCGTTGATCGAGCGAGTGCCTTCCTTTACCAAAGGGATAGTGACCGATATTATGTTATCTCGTCAATTCGTTACCGAGAATGATCGCATTTTATTTATTGATGATATTATCGCTAATGGAGATGCGGCGCGTGGAATGATTCGAATTATTGAACGTTCCGGTGCAACATTGGTAGGAGTAGGGATTGTGATCGAGAAATGTTTCCAAAGTGGAGCACAAGCGATTCGTGATCAGAATATTCGTCTGGATTCACTGGTCAAAATTACTTCACTTCAAGATGGACAAATTACATTCGGGTGA